Proteins found in one Acidobacteriota bacterium genomic segment:
- a CDS encoding D-glycerate dehydrogenase gives MSRPAVLITRVIPESVSARLASACDIDLYTGAIAIPEGELKARLAGKQALMCLLTDRIDAEVLDAAPGLRIVANIAVGFDNIDRAAARDRGIVITNTPDVLTEATADLTWGLMLAVMRRIPEGERLLRRGEWKGWALDFLLGSDLRHKQLGIVGFGRIGRAVAARAGAFGMRVVYTTLDADTPGPGSEYAGYARVTFDEVLATSDVISFHVPLTPETRHLINRRTLARMKRGAYLINTSRGPVVDEEALAWALRERLIGGAALDVYEREPVVHPELLALENVVLAPHIGSATVETRTAMADLAARNVMAVLSGHAPLTPIPLD, from the coding sequence ATGTCCCGGCCGGCCGTCCTCATCACTCGCGTCATTCCCGAGTCGGTCAGCGCACGCCTCGCTTCGGCCTGCGATATCGATCTCTACACCGGCGCGATCGCGATTCCCGAGGGTGAACTCAAGGCCCGGCTGGCCGGCAAGCAGGCGCTGATGTGCCTGCTGACGGACCGCATCGACGCCGAGGTGCTCGATGCGGCCCCTGGCCTTCGGATTGTGGCGAACATCGCCGTCGGATTCGACAACATCGATCGGGCCGCCGCCCGCGACCGCGGCATCGTCATCACCAACACGCCGGACGTGCTGACTGAGGCGACTGCGGATCTGACGTGGGGCCTCATGCTCGCCGTCATGCGGCGCATTCCTGAGGGTGAACGGCTGCTCCGGCGCGGTGAGTGGAAGGGCTGGGCCCTCGACTTCCTGCTCGGCTCGGATCTGCGGCACAAGCAACTCGGCATCGTGGGTTTCGGACGCATTGGGCGTGCGGTTGCCGCGCGGGCAGGCGCATTCGGTATGCGCGTGGTCTACACCACGCTCGACGCCGACACGCCAGGGCCGGGGTCGGAGTACGCCGGATACGCCAGGGTCACATTCGATGAGGTGCTGGCAACCTCGGATGTCATCTCGTTCCACGTGCCGCTCACGCCAGAGACCCGTCACCTGATCAACCGGCGGACACTGGCGCGGATGAAGCGTGGCGCCTACCTGATCAATACGTCACGCGGGCCGGTGGTCGACGAAGAGGCGCTTGCCTGGGCCCTGCGCGAGCGCCTGATCGGGGGCGCGGCGCTCGACGTCTACGAACGTGAGCCGGTCGTGCACCCCGAGTTGCTCGCGCTCGAGAATGTCGTGCTCGCTCCACACATCGGCAGCGCGACGGTGGAGACTCGGACGGCGATGGCCGATCTGGCGGCCCGCAACGTGATGGCCGTGCTGTCCGGTCACGCGCCACTCACACCCATTCCCCTCGACTGA